One window of the Bombus pyrosoma isolate SC7728 linkage group LG5, ASM1482585v1, whole genome shotgun sequence genome contains the following:
- the LOC122567633 gene encoding angiogenic factor with G patch and FHA domains 1 isoform X2: MIENNISSESDEGEIKSDFEADFQEELHNFPHILRFIQRMCDHIKKQNKKIAKLRNKLNEHKSKKLMEKKTLIDYGTQTNPLEYEKESCQDWNINNDKTSTSIIQQVKEVAESALLQTGFVYEETSGLYYDYNSGYYYDAVSTYYYYDEISGTYQFHSQAQVTVNEAAAHVKSKKEQKTRKTTKDEGKKRKLAEREERSEDELEEGECSSNDSDSNSNDITPELCTSSDSDHEEDQDLAKIYPPCMRIIVKETNLSKLKIGSLFFVAYTGGSIGREGDHSVVIPDINISKHHARILYNEDKKIYEVIDLGSRNGTFLNGKRLSVAKQESEPHEVSHGSIIQVSTTKLLCHIHNGNETCGHCEPGLVQQSINAEENKASKKDQHKQELRRLKHKFGVEKDNVASASQLALGYQDRAQNRRQCIGSLNHHAKTQQSSMDTSIAKDNRGFKLLSKMGWSEGQSLGKERDGPTEPVPLTNNPSKTGLGATSEFPTIELDSTTEKKQALWRKTQQRYKEITDHAK; encoded by the exons ATGATAGAAAATAACATATCTAGTGAAAGTGATgaaggagaaataaaatcagaTTTTGAAGCGGATTTCCAAGAAGAACTACATAATTTCCCCCACATTTTAAGATTTATTCAAAGAATGTGCGATCacattaaaaaacaaaacaaaaagattgccaaattacgaaataaactCAATGAACAT aaaagtaaaaaattaatggaaaagaaaacCTTAATTGACTATGGAACTCAAACGAATCCAttagaatatgaaaaagaatcaTGTCAGGattggaatattaataatgataaaacatCAACTAGTATTATACAACAAGTTAAAGAAGTAGCTGAGTCTGCTTTGTTACAAACTGGTTTTGTCTATGAAGAAACTTCTGGTTTATATTATGATTACAACAGTGGATATTATTATGATGCAGTAA GTACATATTACTATTATGATGAAATTAGTGGAACATATCAATTCCATAGTCAAGCACAAGTAACTGTGAATGAAGCAGCTGCACATGTGAAAAGCAAGAAGGAGCAGAAAACTAGAAAGACAACCAAG GATGAGGGGAAGAAACGCAAACTTGCGGAAAGAGAAGAACGGTCGGAAGATGAACTTGAGGAGGGTGAATGTTCAAGCAATGATAGTGACAGCAATTCTAATGATATTACTCCAGAATTATGTACTAGTAGTGACAGTGACCATGAGGAAGATCAag atttaGCAAAAATCTATCCCCCATGCATGAGAATCATAGTTAAGGAAaccaatttatcaaaattaaaaattgggAGTCTCTTTTTTGTTGCATATACTGGTGGTTCAATTGGTCGTGAAGGTGATCATTCTGTAGTAATAccagatataaatataagtaaa CATCATGCTCgcattttatataatgaagataaaaaaatatacgaagtcATTGATTTAGGATCAAGAAATGGCACGTTCTTGAATGGTAAAAGATTGTCTGTGGCTAAGCAAGAATCTGAACCTCATGAAGTTTCACATGGTTCGATTATACAAGTTAGTACTACGAAATTGTTGTGTCACATTCATAATGGAAATGAAACTTGTGGCCACTGTGAGCCAGGACTTGTTCAGCAAAGCATTAATGCAGAAGAGAACAAAGCTTCTAAGAAAGACCAACACAAACAAGAATTGAGACGGCTGAAGCATAAGTTTGGCGTAGAAAAAGATAATGTCGCAAGTGCTAGTCAATTAGCATTGGGGTACCAAGACAGAGCGCAAAATCGAAGACAGTGCATCGGTTCTTTGAATCATCATGCTAAAACACAACAAAGTTCAATGGATAC ATCTATAGCAAAAGACAACAGGGGATTTAAACTGCTATCAAAAATGGGCTGGTCTGAGGGACAATCCTTAGGGAAGGAAAGAGATGGACCAACTGAACCG GTACCTTTGACGAATAATCCGAGCAAAACCGGTCTCGGCGCAACCAGCGAATTTCCTACAATCGAGCTAGATTCTACGACGGAAAAGAAGCAGGCGTTATGGCGAAAGACCCAGCAACGTTACAAAGAAATAACCGACCATGCGAAATAA
- the LOC122567633 gene encoding angiogenic factor with G patch and FHA domains 1 isoform X3 yields the protein MIENNISSESDEGEIKSDFEADFQEELHNFPHILRFIQRMCDHIKKQNKKIAKLRNKLNEHKSKKLMEKKTLIDYGTQTNPLEYEKESCQDWNINNDKTSTSIIQQVKEVAESALLQTGFVYEETSGLYYDYNSGYYYDAKQGLYYDGNTGTYYYYDEISGTYQFHSQAQVTVNEAAAHVKSKKEQKTRKTTKVSDDIHELINGLSNISIEKYRRQALDLAKIYPPCMRIIVKETNLSKLKIGSLFFVAYTGGSIGREGDHSVVIPDINISKHHARILYNEDKKIYEVIDLGSRNGTFLNGKRLSVAKQESEPHEVSHGSIIQVSTTKLLCHIHNGNETCGHCEPGLVQQSINAEENKASKKDQHKQELRRLKHKFGVEKDNVASASQLALGYQDRAQNRRQCIGSLNHHAKTQQSSMDTSIAKDNRGFKLLSKMGWSEGQSLGKERDGPTEPVPLTNNPSKTGLGATSEFPTIELDSTTEKKQALWRKTQQRYKEITDHAK from the exons ATGATAGAAAATAACATATCTAGTGAAAGTGATgaaggagaaataaaatcagaTTTTGAAGCGGATTTCCAAGAAGAACTACATAATTTCCCCCACATTTTAAGATTTATTCAAAGAATGTGCGATCacattaaaaaacaaaacaaaaagattgccaaattacgaaataaactCAATGAACAT aaaagtaaaaaattaatggaaaagaaaacCTTAATTGACTATGGAACTCAAACGAATCCAttagaatatgaaaaagaatcaTGTCAGGattggaatattaataatgataaaacatCAACTAGTATTATACAACAAGTTAAAGAAGTAGCTGAGTCTGCTTTGTTACAAACTGGTTTTGTCTATGAAGAAACTTCTGGTTTATATTATGATTACAACAGTGGATATTATTATGATGCA aaACAAGGTTTATATTATGATGGTAATACAGGTACATATTACTATTATGATGAAATTAGTGGAACATATCAATTCCATAGTCAAGCACAAGTAACTGTGAATGAAGCAGCTGCACATGTGAAAAGCAAGAAGGAGCAGAAAACTAGAAAGACAACCAAG GTTTCAGATGACATACATGAATTAATAAATGGCCTTTCAAACATatcaattgaaaaatacaggCGTCAAGCACTAG atttaGCAAAAATCTATCCCCCATGCATGAGAATCATAGTTAAGGAAaccaatttatcaaaattaaaaattgggAGTCTCTTTTTTGTTGCATATACTGGTGGTTCAATTGGTCGTGAAGGTGATCATTCTGTAGTAATAccagatataaatataagtaaa CATCATGCTCgcattttatataatgaagataaaaaaatatacgaagtcATTGATTTAGGATCAAGAAATGGCACGTTCTTGAATGGTAAAAGATTGTCTGTGGCTAAGCAAGAATCTGAACCTCATGAAGTTTCACATGGTTCGATTATACAAGTTAGTACTACGAAATTGTTGTGTCACATTCATAATGGAAATGAAACTTGTGGCCACTGTGAGCCAGGACTTGTTCAGCAAAGCATTAATGCAGAAGAGAACAAAGCTTCTAAGAAAGACCAACACAAACAAGAATTGAGACGGCTGAAGCATAAGTTTGGCGTAGAAAAAGATAATGTCGCAAGTGCTAGTCAATTAGCATTGGGGTACCAAGACAGAGCGCAAAATCGAAGACAGTGCATCGGTTCTTTGAATCATCATGCTAAAACACAACAAAGTTCAATGGATAC ATCTATAGCAAAAGACAACAGGGGATTTAAACTGCTATCAAAAATGGGCTGGTCTGAGGGACAATCCTTAGGGAAGGAAAGAGATGGACCAACTGAACCG GTACCTTTGACGAATAATCCGAGCAAAACCGGTCTCGGCGCAACCAGCGAATTTCCTACAATCGAGCTAGATTCTACGACGGAAAAGAAGCAGGCGTTATGGCGAAAGACCCAGCAACGTTACAAAGAAATAACCGACCATGCGAAATAA
- the LOC122567633 gene encoding angiogenic factor with G patch and FHA domains 1 isoform X1, producing MIENNISSESDEGEIKSDFEADFQEELHNFPHILRFIQRMCDHIKKQNKKIAKLRNKLNEHKSKKLMEKKTLIDYGTQTNPLEYEKESCQDWNINNDKTSTSIIQQVKEVAESALLQTGFVYEETSGLYYDYNSGYYYDAKQGLYYDGNTGTYYYYDEISGTYQFHSQAQVTVNEAAAHVKSKKEQKTRKTTKDEGKKRKLAEREERSEDELEEGECSSNDSDSNSNDITPELCTSSDSDHEEDQDLAKIYPPCMRIIVKETNLSKLKIGSLFFVAYTGGSIGREGDHSVVIPDINISKHHARILYNEDKKIYEVIDLGSRNGTFLNGKRLSVAKQESEPHEVSHGSIIQVSTTKLLCHIHNGNETCGHCEPGLVQQSINAEENKASKKDQHKQELRRLKHKFGVEKDNVASASQLALGYQDRAQNRRQCIGSLNHHAKTQQSSMDTSIAKDNRGFKLLSKMGWSEGQSLGKERDGPTEPVPLTNNPSKTGLGATSEFPTIELDSTTEKKQALWRKTQQRYKEITDHAK from the exons ATGATAGAAAATAACATATCTAGTGAAAGTGATgaaggagaaataaaatcagaTTTTGAAGCGGATTTCCAAGAAGAACTACATAATTTCCCCCACATTTTAAGATTTATTCAAAGAATGTGCGATCacattaaaaaacaaaacaaaaagattgccaaattacgaaataaactCAATGAACAT aaaagtaaaaaattaatggaaaagaaaacCTTAATTGACTATGGAACTCAAACGAATCCAttagaatatgaaaaagaatcaTGTCAGGattggaatattaataatgataaaacatCAACTAGTATTATACAACAAGTTAAAGAAGTAGCTGAGTCTGCTTTGTTACAAACTGGTTTTGTCTATGAAGAAACTTCTGGTTTATATTATGATTACAACAGTGGATATTATTATGATGCA aaACAAGGTTTATATTATGATGGTAATACAGGTACATATTACTATTATGATGAAATTAGTGGAACATATCAATTCCATAGTCAAGCACAAGTAACTGTGAATGAAGCAGCTGCACATGTGAAAAGCAAGAAGGAGCAGAAAACTAGAAAGACAACCAAG GATGAGGGGAAGAAACGCAAACTTGCGGAAAGAGAAGAACGGTCGGAAGATGAACTTGAGGAGGGTGAATGTTCAAGCAATGATAGTGACAGCAATTCTAATGATATTACTCCAGAATTATGTACTAGTAGTGACAGTGACCATGAGGAAGATCAag atttaGCAAAAATCTATCCCCCATGCATGAGAATCATAGTTAAGGAAaccaatttatcaaaattaaaaattgggAGTCTCTTTTTTGTTGCATATACTGGTGGTTCAATTGGTCGTGAAGGTGATCATTCTGTAGTAATAccagatataaatataagtaaa CATCATGCTCgcattttatataatgaagataaaaaaatatacgaagtcATTGATTTAGGATCAAGAAATGGCACGTTCTTGAATGGTAAAAGATTGTCTGTGGCTAAGCAAGAATCTGAACCTCATGAAGTTTCACATGGTTCGATTATACAAGTTAGTACTACGAAATTGTTGTGTCACATTCATAATGGAAATGAAACTTGTGGCCACTGTGAGCCAGGACTTGTTCAGCAAAGCATTAATGCAGAAGAGAACAAAGCTTCTAAGAAAGACCAACACAAACAAGAATTGAGACGGCTGAAGCATAAGTTTGGCGTAGAAAAAGATAATGTCGCAAGTGCTAGTCAATTAGCATTGGGGTACCAAGACAGAGCGCAAAATCGAAGACAGTGCATCGGTTCTTTGAATCATCATGCTAAAACACAACAAAGTTCAATGGATAC ATCTATAGCAAAAGACAACAGGGGATTTAAACTGCTATCAAAAATGGGCTGGTCTGAGGGACAATCCTTAGGGAAGGAAAGAGATGGACCAACTGAACCG GTACCTTTGACGAATAATCCGAGCAAAACCGGTCTCGGCGCAACCAGCGAATTTCCTACAATCGAGCTAGATTCTACGACGGAAAAGAAGCAGGCGTTATGGCGAAAGACCCAGCAACGTTACAAAGAAATAACCGACCATGCGAAATAA